Proteins from a single region of Gordonia hongkongensis:
- a CDS encoding dihydroorotase, with amino-acid sequence MTARTGSVLLRAVRPYGEGDPIDVLLVDGVISEMGSAVTAPDGTETIDGKGGVLLPGFVDLHTHLREPGREDTETIRSGSAAAALGGYTAVFAMANTSPVADNSTVTDNVWRSGREVGLVDVYPVGAVTVGLAGKQLAEMGMMAAGAAGVRMFSDDGKCVDDPLLMRRALEYATGLGVLIAQHAEEPRLTVGAVANEGPTASRLGLAGWPRAAEESIVIRDALLARDAGARIHICHASTEGTVELLRWAKDQGIAITAEVTPHHLLLDDSRLETYDPVNKVNPPLREVRDKEALRQALAEGIVDCVATDHAPHAAQEKCCEFAQAKPGMLGLQTALPIIVETLVKPGLLDWRGVARVMSERPAQIVELTDQGRPIEVGEPANLAVVDPDTSWVVHGPELASLSANTPFESMTMPATVTATVLRGVVTAHDGQVTR; translated from the coding sequence GTGACCGCCCGCACCGGATCCGTTCTTCTCCGCGCCGTTCGTCCATACGGCGAGGGTGACCCGATCGACGTCCTCTTAGTCGACGGCGTCATCAGCGAGATGGGTTCCGCGGTCACCGCGCCCGACGGCACCGAGACGATCGACGGCAAGGGCGGCGTGCTGCTGCCGGGGTTCGTCGACCTCCACACCCACCTGCGGGAGCCGGGCCGCGAGGACACCGAGACCATCCGGTCGGGTTCGGCAGCCGCCGCGCTCGGCGGTTACACCGCGGTCTTCGCGATGGCCAACACCAGCCCGGTGGCCGACAACTCGACCGTCACCGACAACGTGTGGCGGTCCGGGCGCGAGGTCGGACTCGTCGACGTGTACCCGGTCGGCGCCGTGACCGTGGGTCTGGCCGGCAAGCAGCTCGCCGAGATGGGCATGATGGCCGCCGGTGCCGCCGGCGTCCGGATGTTCAGCGACGACGGCAAGTGCGTCGACGATCCGCTCCTGATGCGCCGCGCGCTCGAGTACGCGACCGGGCTCGGCGTCCTCATCGCCCAGCACGCCGAGGAGCCGCGACTGACCGTCGGAGCCGTTGCCAACGAGGGGCCCACGGCCTCGCGCCTCGGCCTGGCGGGCTGGCCGCGGGCGGCCGAGGAGTCGATCGTGATCCGCGACGCCCTGCTCGCGCGCGACGCGGGTGCGCGCATCCACATCTGCCACGCCTCGACCGAGGGCACCGTCGAACTTCTCCGCTGGGCGAAGGACCAGGGGATCGCGATCACCGCCGAGGTGACCCCGCATCACCTGCTGCTCGACGACTCCCGGCTCGAGACGTACGACCCGGTCAACAAGGTGAATCCGCCGCTGCGCGAGGTCCGCGACAAAGAGGCGTTGCGACAGGCGCTGGCCGAGGGGATCGTCGACTGTGTGGCCACCGACCACGCCCCGCACGCCGCGCAGGAGAAGTGCTGCGAGTTCGCCCAGGCCAAGCCCGGGATGCTCGGCCTGCAGACCGCCCTGCCGATCATCGTCGAGACCCTCGTCAAGCCCGGCCTGCTCGACTGGCGCGGCGTCGCGCGAGTGATGAGCGAGCGGCCCGCGCAGATTGTCGAACTCACCGATCAGGGTCGTCCGATCGAGGTCGGCGAGCCGGCGAACCTGGCCGTCGTCGACCCGGACACGTCCTGGGTGGTGCACGGTCCCGAGCTGGCGAGCTTGTCGGCCAACACCCCGTTCGAGTCGATGACCATGCCCGCCACCGTCACCGCGACGGTGCTGCGCGGCGTGGTGACGGCCCACGACGGGCAGGTGACCCGATGA
- the rpoZ gene encoding DNA-directed RNA polymerase subunit omega yields the protein MSTPTNFDITEIADAPAYDTPLGITNPPIDDLLDRASSKYALVIYAAKRARQINDYYNQLGDGILEYVGPLVEPGLQEKPLSIAMREIHSDLLEHTEGE from the coding sequence GTGAGCACCCCGACCAATTTCGACATCACCGAGATCGCCGACGCACCGGCCTACGACACGCCGCTGGGGATCACCAATCCGCCGATCGATGATCTCCTCGACCGCGCGTCGTCGAAGTACGCACTCGTCATCTACGCAGCCAAGCGTGCGCGCCAGATCAACGACTACTACAACCAGCTCGGCGACGGCATCCTCGAGTATGTCGGCCCGCTGGTCGAGCCCGGCCTGCAGGAGAAGCCGCTGTCGATCGCGATGCGTGAGATCCACTCCGACCTGCTCGAGCACACCGAGGGCGAATAG
- the mihF gene encoding integration host factor, actinobacterial type translates to MALPQLTDEQRAAALEKAAAARRVRAELKERLKRGGTDLQQVLKDAENDEILGKMKVSALLEALPKVGKVKAQEIMTELEIAPTRRLRGLGDRQRKALLEKFSS, encoded by the coding sequence GTGGCCCTTCCCCAGTTGACCGATGAGCAGCGCGCCGCTGCGTTGGAGAAGGCAGCTGCCGCTCGTCGCGTCCGCGCGGAGCTCAAGGAGCGCCTCAAGCGCGGTGGCACCGATCTCCAGCAGGTGCTCAAGGATGCCGAGAACGACGAGATCCTGGGCAAGATGAAGGTCTCGGCCCTGCTCGAGGCCCTGCCCAAGGTCGGCAAGGTCAAGGCGCAGGAGATCATGACCGAGCTCGAGATCGCCCCGACCCGCCGCCTGCGTGGTCTCGGCGACCGTCAGCGCAAGGCTCTGCTCGAGAAGTTCAGCTCCTGA
- the coaBC gene encoding bifunctional phosphopantothenoylcysteine decarboxylase/phosphopantothenate--cysteine ligase CoaBC, with amino-acid sequence MTKPTGTRRRILIGVGGGIAAYKVCSVIRHFTESGHDVRVVPTPAALEFVGKATFEALSGNPVSTTVFDDVDEVAHVRLGQGADLVVIAPATADLMARAAQGRADDLLTASLLTVRCPVLFVPAMHTEMWEHPATQANIATLRSHGSVVMTPASGRLTGTDSGRGRLPDPQEIALVGELLLDRADALPYDLAGVRVLISAGGTREPLDPVRYLGNHSSGKQGFALARAAAQRGASVTVVAGSTADPGDPAGVTIVRISTAEQLADEMTKRAADADVVIMAAAVADFRPVAVAESKIKKGDEGPAPIHLTTNPDILRGLVTARDEGRIPTATVIVGFAAETGDETGGVLDHGRAKLARKGCDLLVVNAVGDGKAFGTEDNTGWLLAANGDETALPFGSKTLMSSRILDEVRQLVPDGRGARPTD; translated from the coding sequence ATGACCAAACCGACCGGAACCCGGCGCCGCATCCTGATCGGCGTCGGCGGCGGGATCGCGGCCTACAAGGTCTGCTCGGTGATCCGACACTTCACCGAGTCCGGTCATGACGTCCGCGTCGTGCCGACCCCGGCTGCGCTGGAGTTCGTCGGCAAGGCGACCTTCGAGGCGCTGAGCGGTAACCCCGTCTCCACGACCGTGTTCGACGACGTCGACGAGGTCGCCCACGTCCGGCTCGGGCAGGGTGCGGACCTCGTGGTCATCGCCCCGGCCACCGCCGATCTCATGGCCCGCGCCGCACAGGGCCGTGCCGACGACCTGCTGACCGCGTCGTTGCTGACCGTGCGGTGCCCAGTGCTGTTCGTGCCCGCGATGCACACCGAGATGTGGGAACATCCCGCGACGCAGGCGAACATCGCGACGCTGCGGTCGCACGGCTCGGTGGTGATGACACCCGCGTCGGGCCGTCTCACCGGCACCGACTCGGGCCGCGGTCGTCTTCCGGATCCTCAGGAGATCGCCCTGGTGGGCGAGCTGTTGCTCGATCGCGCCGACGCACTCCCGTACGACCTCGCCGGCGTCCGCGTGCTCATCAGCGCCGGCGGCACCCGGGAACCGCTCGACCCGGTCCGGTACCTCGGCAACCACAGCTCCGGCAAACAGGGCTTCGCGCTGGCCCGCGCCGCGGCCCAACGCGGCGCGAGCGTCACCGTCGTCGCCGGGTCCACTGCCGACCCGGGCGACCCGGCCGGGGTCACCATCGTGCGGATCTCCACCGCCGAGCAACTCGCCGACGAGATGACCAAGCGCGCCGCCGACGCCGATGTCGTGATCATGGCCGCCGCGGTCGCCGACTTCCGACCCGTTGCGGTCGCCGAGTCGAAGATCAAGAAGGGCGACGAGGGGCCGGCGCCGATCCATCTCACCACCAATCCCGACATCCTGCGCGGACTCGTCACCGCACGCGACGAGGGCCGCATTCCCACTGCCACCGTGATCGTCGGGTTCGCCGCCGAGACCGGCGACGAGACCGGCGGTGTCCTCGACCACGGCCGCGCCAAGCTCGCCCGCAAGGGCTGCGACCTCCTCGTCGTCAACGCCGTCGGCGACGGCAAGGCCTTCGGGACCGAGGACAACACCGGCTGGTTGCTCGCCGCCAACGGCGACGAGACCGCCTTGCCCTTCGGGTCGAAAACACTCATGTCGAGTCGGATACTTGACGAAGTGCGGCAACTGGTGCCTGATGGTCGAGGAGCTCGACCGACCGATTAG
- the gmk gene encoding guanylate kinase — translation MDAAVNHRPDHEGTGRTRGRLIVLVGPSAVGKSTVVARVCAAVPDVYFSVSATTRDPRPGEVDGRDYHFVSAGDFDKMIAADELLEWAEIHGGLQRSGTPIAPVLAALEAGKPVLVEVDLVGARNVVARLPEAITVFLAPPSWDELVARLTGRATETPEAIERRLATARTEMAAQDEFDHVIVNSEVDRAVDELVSLLVGPEQPAASAT, via the coding sequence GTGGACGCGGCGGTGAACCACCGCCCGGACCACGAGGGAACCGGACGCACGAGGGGTCGACTGATCGTTTTGGTCGGCCCCTCGGCCGTCGGCAAGTCCACCGTGGTCGCGAGGGTCTGCGCCGCGGTACCCGATGTCTACTTCAGCGTCTCGGCGACAACCCGGGACCCACGGCCCGGTGAGGTCGACGGCCGCGACTACCACTTCGTGTCCGCGGGCGACTTCGACAAGATGATCGCCGCCGACGAACTCCTGGAATGGGCCGAGATCCATGGCGGGCTGCAGCGTTCGGGCACCCCCATCGCCCCCGTGCTCGCCGCTCTGGAAGCCGGCAAGCCGGTTCTGGTCGAGGTCGACCTGGTCGGTGCGCGCAACGTCGTGGCCCGGCTCCCGGAGGCGATCACCGTCTTCCTCGCGCCGCCCAGCTGGGACGAACTCGTCGCCCGCCTGACCGGGCGGGCCACCGAGACGCCCGAGGCGATCGAGCGCCGACTGGCCACCGCGCGCACCGAGATGGCCGCGCAGGACGAGTTCGACCACGTCATCGTGAACAGCGAAGTCGACCGCGCCGTCGATGAGTTGGTATCCTTGCTGGTCGGACCTGAACAGCCGGCCGCATCCGCGACCTGA
- the carA gene encoding glutamine-hydrolyzing carbamoyl-phosphate synthase small subunit, whose product MNTAVLVLENGQVFTGRSFGAVGETLGEAVFCTAMTGYQETLTDPSYHRQIVVATAPQIGNTGWNTEDGESTGSAGSTGVDGDSGKIWVAGYAVRNPTRRVSNWRATTSLAEELDRQGIVGIGGIDTRTVVRILRDHGSMKAGIFSGPALADTDELVARVRNQPDMKGARLADEVTTDSGYVVEPLDQHRFTVAAIDLGIKTNTPRMFAERGVRTHVLPATVALDAIADLKPDGVFLSNGPGDPATADDIVELTRGVLGQDIPLFGICFGNQILGRALGRSTYKMKFGHRGINIPVVDHATGKVSITSQNHGFALEGEAGEEFDSDFGRARVSHVCANDGTVEGVELLSGRAYSVQYHPEAAAGPHDAAYLFDKFVTLLEGDKSQGASA is encoded by the coding sequence ATGAACACAGCGGTCTTGGTGCTGGAGAACGGCCAGGTGTTCACCGGCCGGAGCTTCGGCGCAGTCGGCGAGACCCTTGGCGAGGCGGTGTTCTGCACCGCGATGACCGGCTATCAGGAAACCCTGACCGATCCGAGCTACCACCGGCAGATCGTGGTCGCCACGGCGCCGCAGATCGGCAACACCGGCTGGAACACCGAGGACGGCGAGAGCACGGGCAGCGCCGGGAGCACCGGCGTCGACGGTGACTCGGGCAAGATCTGGGTCGCGGGGTATGCGGTTCGCAACCCCACCCGACGCGTCTCCAACTGGCGCGCGACGACCTCCCTCGCAGAGGAGCTGGACCGTCAGGGCATCGTCGGGATCGGCGGTATCGACACCCGCACCGTGGTGCGCATCCTCCGCGACCACGGGTCGATGAAGGCCGGGATCTTCTCCGGCCCGGCGCTCGCCGACACCGACGAACTCGTCGCCCGCGTGCGCAACCAGCCGGACATGAAGGGCGCCCGGCTGGCCGACGAGGTCACCACCGACAGCGGTTACGTGGTCGAACCCCTCGACCAGCACCGGTTCACGGTGGCCGCCATCGACCTGGGCATCAAGACCAACACGCCGCGGATGTTCGCCGAACGCGGCGTCCGCACCCACGTGCTGCCCGCGACCGTCGCGCTCGACGCCATCGCCGACCTCAAGCCCGACGGGGTGTTCCTCTCGAACGGTCCCGGCGACCCGGCCACGGCCGACGACATCGTCGAACTCACCCGCGGGGTGCTCGGCCAGGACATCCCGCTGTTCGGCATCTGCTTCGGCAATCAGATCCTGGGCCGCGCGCTCGGCCGGTCGACCTACAAGATGAAGTTCGGCCACCGGGGCATCAACATCCCGGTCGTCGACCACGCCACCGGCAAGGTCTCGATCACCTCGCAGAACCACGGCTTCGCGCTCGAAGGCGAGGCGGGCGAGGAGTTCGACTCCGACTTCGGCCGCGCCCGGGTCAGCCATGTCTGCGCCAACGACGGCACCGTGGAGGGCGTCGAGCTGCTCTCCGGCCGCGCCTACTCGGTGCAGTACCACCCCGAGGCGGCCGCCGGTCCCCACGACGCCGCCTACCTGTTCGACAAGTTCGTCACCCTGCTCGAAGGGGACAAGTCCCAAGGAGCGAGTGCCTGA
- the carB gene encoding carbamoyl-phosphate synthase large subunit, translating into MPRREDINHVLVIGSGPIVIGQACEFDYSGTQACRVLKAEGLRVSLVNSNPATIMTDPEFADATYIEPITAEYVEKVIEAERDAGHPIDAVLATLGGQTALNTAVALHDRGSLEKYGIELIGADFDAIQRGEDRQMFKDIVEKVGGESARSRVCHTMDEVRDTVAELGFPVVVRPSFTMGGLGSGMAYDDEDLDRIAGGGLAASPTANVLIEESILGWKEYELELMRDNRDNVVVVCSIENLDPVGVHTGDSVTVAPAMTLTDREYQIMRDLSIDILREVGVDTGGCNIQFAQDPRDGRLVVIEMNPRVSRSSALASKATGFPIAKIAAKLAIGYSLDEIVNDITKETPACFEPTLDYVVVKAPRFAFEKFPGADDTLTTTMKSVGEAMSLGRSFAEALGKVMRSLETKAGGFWAEPNRPDPATVDLPALLEDIKTPRDGRLYKLMLAFEAGATIQDLYEATAIDPWFLAEIGGIAALGVEIRDADTLDEALLREAKSTGFSDRQIAALRSDFADEAAVRAHRIGLGVRPVYKTVDTCAAEFEAKTPYHYSSYELDAGATSEIAPQTERPKVLILGSGPNRIGQGIEFDYSCVHAALTLSDAGYETVMVNCNPETVSTDYDTADRLYFEPLTFEDVLEVYHAESESGTVEGVIVQLGGQTPLGLAHRLEEAGVPIVGTSPAAIDLAEDRGEFGKVLTAAGLPAPAFGTATSFDEARDTAARIGYPVLVRPSYVLGGRGMEIVYDEKSLEDYISRATELTPDHPVLVDRFLEDAVEIDVDALCDGDEVYIGGVMEHIEEAGIHSGDSACALPPVTLGRADLEMVRTSTEALAKGIGVKGLLNVQYALKDDILYVLEANPRASRTVPFVSKATAVPLAKACARVMLGATIADLREQGILPATGDGGEAPATAPISVKEAVLPFNRFRRHDGSGVDNLLSPEMKSTGEVMGIDADFGRAFAKSQTAAYGSLPTSGKIFVSVANKDKRALIFPVKHLADLGFDILATEGTADVLRRNGIKCETVRKHFEAAEGQRTIVDIIRAGEVTMVINTPYGNSGPRVDGYEIRSAAVSVNIPCITTVQGASAAVQGIEAAMTGDIGVRSLQNRHADLAGRS; encoded by the coding sequence ATGCCGCGCCGCGAAGACATCAACCACGTCCTGGTCATCGGGTCCGGGCCGATCGTCATCGGTCAGGCCTGCGAGTTCGACTACTCCGGCACGCAGGCCTGCCGGGTCCTCAAAGCCGAGGGCCTACGGGTCAGCCTGGTCAACTCGAACCCGGCCACGATCATGACCGATCCGGAGTTCGCCGACGCCACCTACATCGAGCCGATCACGGCCGAGTACGTGGAGAAGGTCATCGAGGCCGAGCGCGACGCCGGGCATCCCATCGACGCCGTGCTGGCCACCCTCGGCGGTCAGACCGCGTTGAACACCGCTGTTGCACTGCACGATCGCGGCTCACTGGAGAAGTACGGCATCGAGCTGATCGGCGCCGACTTCGACGCCATCCAGCGCGGCGAGGACCGGCAGATGTTCAAGGACATCGTCGAGAAGGTCGGCGGGGAGAGCGCCCGGTCCCGCGTCTGCCACACGATGGACGAGGTGCGGGACACCGTCGCCGAACTCGGGTTCCCGGTCGTCGTCCGGCCGTCGTTCACCATGGGCGGTCTCGGCTCGGGAATGGCCTACGACGACGAGGACCTCGACCGGATCGCGGGCGGCGGTCTCGCCGCCTCCCCGACGGCGAACGTCCTCATCGAGGAGTCGATCCTCGGGTGGAAGGAGTACGAGCTCGAGCTCATGCGCGACAACCGCGACAACGTGGTGGTCGTCTGCTCGATCGAGAACCTCGACCCGGTCGGCGTCCACACCGGCGACTCGGTGACCGTCGCCCCGGCGATGACGCTCACCGACCGCGAGTACCAGATCATGCGCGACCTCTCCATCGACATCCTGCGCGAGGTCGGCGTCGACACCGGCGGCTGCAACATCCAGTTCGCCCAGGACCCACGCGACGGCCGCCTCGTCGTCATCGAGATGAACCCGCGCGTGTCGCGGTCGTCGGCGCTCGCGTCGAAGGCCACCGGCTTCCCGATCGCCAAGATCGCCGCGAAGCTCGCCATCGGGTACAGCCTCGACGAGATCGTCAACGACATCACCAAGGAGACGCCGGCCTGTTTCGAGCCGACGCTCGACTACGTCGTGGTGAAGGCTCCGCGGTTCGCGTTCGAGAAGTTCCCGGGCGCCGACGACACGCTGACCACCACGATGAAGTCGGTGGGCGAGGCCATGAGCCTCGGTCGCAGCTTCGCCGAGGCACTCGGCAAGGTCATGCGGTCGCTGGAGACGAAGGCCGGCGGCTTCTGGGCCGAGCCCAACCGCCCCGACCCGGCGACGGTCGACCTGCCCGCCCTGCTCGAGGACATCAAGACCCCGCGCGACGGCCGGTTGTACAAGCTGATGCTCGCCTTCGAGGCCGGCGCGACGATCCAGGACCTCTACGAGGCCACTGCGATCGATCCCTGGTTCCTCGCCGAGATCGGCGGGATCGCCGCGCTCGGAGTGGAGATCCGCGACGCCGACACGCTGGACGAGGCGTTGCTGCGCGAGGCCAAGTCCACCGGCTTTTCCGACCGTCAGATCGCCGCTCTGCGTTCGGATTTCGCCGACGAGGCGGCCGTTCGCGCCCACCGGATCGGGCTGGGCGTACGGCCGGTCTACAAGACCGTCGACACCTGCGCGGCCGAGTTCGAGGCGAAGACGCCGTACCACTACTCGAGCTACGAACTCGACGCCGGGGCGACCAGTGAGATCGCGCCCCAGACGGAGCGCCCCAAGGTCCTGATCCTCGGATCGGGCCCCAACCGCATCGGTCAGGGCATCGAGTTCGACTACTCGTGCGTGCACGCCGCACTGACCCTGTCGGACGCCGGATACGAGACCGTCATGGTCAACTGCAACCCGGAGACGGTGTCCACCGACTACGACACCGCCGACCGTCTCTACTTCGAGCCGCTGACGTTCGAGGACGTCCTTGAGGTCTACCACGCCGAATCGGAGTCGGGCACCGTCGAAGGTGTCATCGTCCAGCTCGGCGGCCAGACGCCGCTCGGTCTCGCGCACCGTTTGGAGGAGGCCGGGGTGCCGATCGTCGGCACCAGCCCGGCGGCCATCGACCTCGCCGAGGATCGCGGCGAGTTCGGCAAGGTGCTGACCGCCGCCGGACTACCGGCCCCGGCGTTCGGTACCGCGACGAGCTTCGACGAGGCCCGCGACACCGCCGCCCGGATCGGGTACCCGGTGCTCGTCCGGCCGTCGTACGTCCTCGGTGGACGCGGCATGGAGATCGTCTACGACGAGAAGTCCCTGGAGGACTACATCTCTCGCGCGACCGAGCTGACCCCGGATCATCCGGTATTGGTCGACCGGTTCCTCGAAGACGCGGTGGAGATCGACGTCGACGCCCTCTGCGACGGCGACGAGGTCTACATCGGCGGCGTGATGGAACACATCGAAGAGGCCGGAATCCACTCCGGTGACTCGGCGTGCGCGTTGCCGCCGGTCACTCTCGGCCGAGCCGACCTCGAGATGGTGCGGACCTCGACCGAGGCGCTGGCCAAGGGCATCGGCGTCAAGGGTCTGCTCAACGTCCAGTACGCGCTCAAGGACGACATCCTCTACGTGCTCGAGGCCAATCCGCGTGCGAGCCGGACGGTCCCGTTCGTCTCCAAGGCCACCGCGGTGCCCCTGGCCAAGGCGTGTGCGCGCGTCATGCTCGGCGCGACGATCGCCGATCTGCGGGAGCAGGGCATCCTGCCCGCCACCGGCGACGGCGGAGAGGCTCCGGCGACGGCGCCGATCTCGGTGAAGGAAGCGGTCCTGCCGTTCAATCGGTTCCGTCGCCATGACGGCAGCGGGGTCGACAACCTGCTGAGCCCCGAGATGAAGTCGACCGGCGAGGTCATGGGCATCGACGCCGACTTCGGTCGCGCATTCGCCAAGTCGCAGACCGCCGCCTACGGCTCGCTCCCGACCAGCGGCAAGATCTTCGTGTCGGTGGCCAACAAGGACAAGCGGGCGCTGATCTTCCCCGTGAAGCACCTCGCCGACCTGGGGTTCGACATCCTGGCCACCGAGGGGACCGCGGACGTGTTGCGCCGCAACGGGATCAAGTGCGAGACGGTGCGCAAGCACTTCGAGGCCGCCGAGGGGCAGCGCACGATCGTCGACATCATCCGCGCCGGCGAGGTGACGATGGTGATCAACACCCCGTATGGCAACTCGGGGCCCCGCGTCGACGGCTACGAGATCCGGAGCGCCGCGGTGTCGGTGAACATCCCGTGTATCACCACGGTGCAGGGTGCCTCGGCCGCCGTGCAGGGCATCGAGGCCGCGATGACCGGCGACATCGGGGTGCGGTCGCTGCAGAACCGGCACGCCGACCTGGCCGGCCGCTCGTGA
- a CDS encoding DUF6973 domain-containing protein: MSTDFKSAGSTFDASHEYWRGHGGEDARESSRTHADDAVRSASVIGAVAEKFDTRVSELEGEVSNLPSKVTEALSSEFDFYVEDDGTVNSERSNMEWLRVWKSDYLSKLAEKEGLENFLTIAIRGSLARIEDIDRRGAEELRTVLEGLSDRVKYGVVGTPDDPRLAEILRRYQTAPSEGGARLSRLWPSGVLLQAIRAVDPAVEPVFMTPEEIVMLATMGARPNGLDDLVDFFAIRSQASGAAEQQHAGPRSISDGHGDAFRHTYWNALMTQRFGEDWTRQFATAHEQLGGNPPHREAMDLYNNEIGRQLAREHPEASPEELAAAVDRAVRDGRTLVIGADDEIAWSDRVAEHSTGAPSLTDIPLPAGER, encoded by the coding sequence ATGTCCACCGACTTCAAGAGCGCGGGCAGTACTTTCGACGCGTCGCACGAATACTGGCGCGGGCACGGCGGAGAGGACGCTCGCGAGTCGTCGCGGACCCACGCTGATGACGCAGTTCGCAGCGCCTCCGTGATCGGTGCGGTGGCCGAGAAGTTCGACACTCGGGTGTCCGAACTCGAAGGCGAGGTCTCGAACCTTCCAAGCAAGGTGACCGAAGCACTCTCCTCTGAGTTCGATTTCTACGTCGAAGACGACGGCACCGTCAATTCCGAGCGGTCGAACATGGAGTGGTTGCGTGTGTGGAAGTCGGACTATCTGTCCAAACTCGCGGAGAAGGAAGGGTTGGAGAACTTCCTGACAATCGCTATTCGTGGCTCGCTGGCACGGATCGAAGACATCGATCGACGAGGCGCCGAAGAGCTCCGAACCGTCCTTGAGGGCCTCTCCGACAGAGTGAAATACGGGGTGGTCGGCACACCCGACGATCCGAGACTCGCCGAAATCCTTCGCCGATACCAAACGGCGCCGTCCGAAGGCGGTGCCCGGTTGTCCCGGTTGTGGCCGAGCGGCGTTCTGTTGCAGGCAATCCGCGCGGTGGACCCGGCGGTTGAGCCGGTTTTCATGACCCCAGAAGAGATCGTCATGCTGGCGACGATGGGGGCTCGGCCGAACGGCTTGGACGATCTGGTCGACTTTTTCGCCATTCGTTCACAGGCCAGCGGCGCCGCAGAACAGCAGCATGCCGGACCGCGCAGCATTTCCGATGGACATGGCGACGCCTTCCGGCACACTTACTGGAATGCGCTCATGACCCAGCGGTTCGGGGAAGATTGGACTCGACAGTTCGCAACCGCGCACGAGCAATTGGGCGGCAACCCGCCTCACCGAGAGGCGATGGATCTGTACAACAACGAGATCGGCCGTCAGTTGGCGCGGGAACACCCCGAAGCGAGTCCCGAAGAACTGGCCGCCGCCGTCGATCGGGCAGTCCGGGACGGCAGGACTCTCGTCATCGGGGCCGACGACGAGATCGCTTGGAGTGACCGAGTGGCTGAGCACAGCACCGGTGCCCCGTCACTCACGGATATCCCGCTACCGGCAGGTGAGCGGTGA
- the pyrF gene encoding orotidine-5'-phosphate decarboxylase, translating into MTDASGFGGRYTRAVVERGRLCAGIDPHAALLEEWGLSVDIDGLSAFADICVEALGPVAAVIKPQVAFFEPFGSAGFAVLERVVAGCREAGALVIADAKRGDIGSTMAAYAQAWLSESSPLCADSVTASPYLGYESLRSALDLARSGERGVFVLARTSNPEGGELQRAQVGERTVAQSIVDAAAAENTDGTATVGLVVGATREHGLDLAGLRGPILAPGLGAQGATAADLPIVFEGADPAWVLPASSRGVLRAGPDPIALRDAFVRARDEVEAALG; encoded by the coding sequence GTGACGGACGCGTCCGGGTTCGGCGGCCGCTACACGAGGGCGGTCGTCGAGCGCGGGCGTCTGTGCGCCGGGATCGATCCCCACGCCGCGTTGCTCGAGGAATGGGGCCTCTCGGTGGACATCGACGGACTGTCGGCGTTCGCCGACATCTGCGTCGAGGCGCTGGGTCCGGTGGCCGCCGTCATCAAACCTCAGGTCGCGTTCTTCGAGCCGTTCGGTTCGGCGGGTTTCGCGGTGCTGGAACGCGTCGTCGCGGGCTGTCGCGAGGCGGGCGCCCTCGTCATCGCCGACGCCAAGCGCGGTGACATCGGTTCGACGATGGCCGCCTACGCGCAGGCCTGGTTGTCCGAGTCGTCGCCGCTGTGCGCCGACTCGGTCACCGCTTCTCCCTACCTGGGTTACGAATCCCTGCGCTCTGCACTGGATCTCGCGCGGTCCGGCGAGCGCGGCGTCTTCGTGCTGGCGCGGACGTCGAACCCGGAGGGCGGCGAGCTGCAGCGGGCACAGGTGGGGGAGCGGACGGTCGCGCAATCGATCGTCGACGCCGCGGCCGCCGAGAACACGGACGGGACCGCGACCGTCGGCCTGGTCGTCGGGGCGACACGTGAGCACGGGCTCGATCTCGCCGGCCTCCGCGGCCCGATCCTGGCCCCCGGGCTGGGTGCCCAGGGTGCAACGGCCGCCGACCTGCCGATTGTGTTCGAGGGGGCCGACCCGGCCTGGGTGCTGCCCGCCAGTTCCCGCGGCGTGCTCCGAGCCGGGCCCGATCCCATCGCCCTGCGCGACGCTTTCGTCCGCGCCCGCGACGAGGTCGAGGCCGCGCTGGGCTGA